ATGGAAAATATCATTATGATGGACATCGCAATTGTGGAGTAAGGTTACATCCCAAAGAAGCTATTAAAAATGACAATAGATGTCCAAAATGTGGAAGGAAATTAACAATAGGCGTATTGCATAGAGTTGAAGAATTAGCTGATAGGCCGGAGGATTTTATTCCAGAAAACGCTATACCATTTAAAATTCTATTACCATTATATGAAATAATTTCTTTTTCATGGGGAACTGGAGAACTTTATTCAAGAAAAGTTATGCAAGAACATGATAAATTAATAGGAATATTTGGAAATGAGTTGAATATTTTACTTAATGTACCGAAGGAAGAGTTATTGAAAGTTACCGATGAAAAAATTGCTAATGCGATAATTAAAGTTAGAGAGAGAAAAATTAAATATATTCCAGGGTATGACGGATGCTACGGTCAACCAGTTTTTTATGAGGAAGACATTAAAGAGTATAAATTAAGGAGCGAGCAAAAAACACTAGAAGATTTTTAAATTTTAATAAAATTTTTTGTTATATATTTACAATTATCTTAAATGGAAAATAATATATAGTATTTTCATTTTTTTATAAGTAATGAATTCAGATGAAATTAAAGAAATAAAAATAATAAAACTTGATAAACCATTAAAAATTTCAAAAAATTTAATCGAAGAGGCAAAAATTGGTCTTAGTAGAAAAATGATTAATAATATGCGCAGAGAAGCAATTACATGCATAAAGGATAATAAACAAAAAAGTTTTATTGAATGCTATTTATGTAAGTATTTTGTGAGAAGAATAAAAGGCATAGTTCATTGCAAGTACATTGAGCCTTAATTTTTTAAAAAATAGAAATTTATCAATTACCATTATTTAATATGCTCTTGCAACATAGACAATTTCTTTAGATTCTTTACCACAAACTAAACATTTTCCACTAGCCTTTTCTATAATATCTACTCTTGTTCCTCTAATTTCCCCACCTGCTTCATTTTTTAAAGTTTCAGCACATTTTTCATTACCACACCATTCAATCCTAGCAATTTTCTTTTTAGAAAGAGCCTTTTTTACATCATCTATTTTAAAGCAATTTTCTATTAAATCTTCAAGAATTTTATTACTTTTAGACTTTAAGTTATTATCTATTTCATTAAATAGGGATTTTATTTCATATTGTAATTTTTCTATTGGAACATTTTTTCTATTTAAATTGTCTCTTCTAACAAGAGTTACAGTTCTTTCTTTAACTTCTAATGGACCTATTTCAATCCTTATAGGAACGCCCAAAAGTTCCCAATAATAAAATTTTTCCCCAGGCCTAATATCCTTTCTATCATCAATTGTTATTCTATAATTGTTTTTTAACATATTAAAAATTTCTTTGCAATATTCTTCAATATCATTTTCAAAATCTTTATATGGAATTGGGATTATTACTAATTGAATTGGAGCAATTATTGAAGGGAAAACACATCCATGATCATCCCCATGTTGCGCAATTATTGCTGCAAGTGTCCTTGAAAAGCCGAAACCATAGCAAGTTGTATAAACATAATCCCAAGTACCATCTTTTTTCTCATATTTTACATTGAATACTTTTGAAAAATTTATCCCAAGATTATGAACTGTACCTATTTGATTAACTTTTCCATCCGGATTCCAAGCATCAAATGCAATAGAATAAACAGCTCCTGCAAATTTATCAAATTCAGGCCTCTTTAAAAGAAAATATGCTATTCCTAATTCATTAAAAACTTCTGAATATATTTTTATAGCTTCCTCTACCTGTTTTTCAGCATCTTCTGGCGTTGCATGTGCAGTATGTGCTTCATTCCATAATATTTCTCTTACTCTAAAAAGGGGTCTGGTGGCTTTTGTTTCATAACGATACACTGCTACACTTTGATACATTTTAAATGGGAGGTCTACATGAGAACGTATCCATAATTGAAGCATTGGATATATCGCTGTTTCAGATGTTGGTCTTAAAACAAGCATTCTATCAAGCTTTTTACCGCCTGCTTTTTCAATCCAGAAAACTTCTTCTTTAAAATGAGCAATATGTTCAGCTTCTTTAGAGAAAGAATCTTCTGAAATAGCTATTGGAAATAGCATTGCTTTATGATTAGTTTCTTCAAGTTTTCTTTCAAGCAATAATCTTATATTCTCAATAATTTTATAACCATATTCTCTATATACTAAAAAACCTTTTACAGGATATCTATTATCTACTATTTTCGCTTCTTCCAATATTTTATCAAACCATTCTGTAAAATTTGAAACTTTTTTTTCGAAAGAAATGCTCATTTAGCCTTCCTTCTCTTACTTCACTAATATATAACTTTTAAAAATTTATTCTATTAATAAAATTTTATTATAAAACTAATTTTGGTTTCCTTTCTTCTTTTGCTCTAACTTTAACTATACCAAAATGAACAGCACATGAAACGCAAAGATATCTAGTTACCATTGTTTGAGCTATATAAGCCCCTTTTTGCTTAAGTTCTCTAGCTAAGTCTCCACTAACTATTGAATAAGGTCTAGTTACTTTAATTGCTTTATCTCTAGGTATTAATGCTTTACAATTATCGCAATGAATTAATTCGCTTCTTCCTTTACCTCCTTTTGACCTACCTCTACTTTTCCTTTTTACAGGCATATCCTTCCTCTCTATCAAAACGTATTTTTACTTATTTTTAAGGTTTTGATAGAAATTCTTATAACTATTGTTTCTTTTTTATGATGTTTTTTTAGTTAATAGAAAAACATGTATTGAACGTTGAATTGCTGTAAAATGACATAGAAAAGATAAAATAATAATACCATATTCAAAAAAATTATAATTTATAGTAGCTATTAAAGAAAGCAATAATAAAAAAATTATTCTTTCACCTCTTTCAGCAAATCCTATTCCACTAAGATTTATACCTATACTTTCAGCTCTAGCTCTTGTATAAGAAACCATTAATGCTCCAGCTATATAAAAAATTCCCCAAAAAAGGCTACATAGTTTTCCTATAATAAAACTAATACCTATAATAATATCTACATATCGATCTAATACAGAATCCATATATGCACCAAATAAAGTTACTTTTCCAGAGGCTCTAGCTACAGCTCCATCAATCGCATCAAAAAAACCAGACAATAATAAAAAAAATGCAGCTAAAAAAAGATAAAAAAATCCATTTAAAGCAATAATATAAAAAAAGGCAGAGAAAAAAGAGAGAAATAATCCTAAAAAGCTAAAAAACATAGGAGAAATATTTCTTGAACTTATTTCTTTAATTATTTTATTAAAAAATTTTTCAAAAAGAAAACGAATACGAGTTATCATTTTTCATCAACTTTTAACCTAAGGAAGAATATATAAAGAAAGAAATAAAATTTATCATGAGAAATAATGGGTAAAATATCAAAAGGAGTTAATTGTTCTGTATTGGGGTGCTCTGAAAAAGCTATAAAATCTTTATCAACATCTAAAGTTGTTTCAACGGGTTTTCAGATTTCATCAAACCATAGAAGAGTATATCTTTGTGAAAAACACTATAAAGAATACAAGAAAAAAATTAAAAATAAGGAAAAAATAGAAAAATGGAGGTATAAACCATAAATCTAATTATAAAAAATATATGAAATAAAAGTAGTTAAATAAAGGTTTACAAGAATATTTTTAAACTAAAAAGGCGAGGAAAATGCGAATACTTCAGCTTCATTCGAATTTTATTGAATATGAATTAATAGAAAAAGAAGTAGAATTAGCTGAACCTTCTGAGGAAAAAGTAAAGCGTTTTGAAGAAGTCGTTGTTCTTTTTACAACTATTGAAAAAAATGATAATGTAGAAATAGCAAGAAAAGCTATAGAAGAAGTAAAATCAAGTTTAGAAGTAATTAAAGTAAATAGGATCCTAATATATCCTTATGCTCATCTTAGTAATAATTTAGCAACTCCATCTAAAGCATTAGAAATAATTAAGGAAATGGAGAATCATGCTAAAAAATTAGGAATAGAAGTTTATAGAGCACCATTTGGATGGTGCAAAAAATTTAGTATTTCAATAAAAGGACACCCTTTAGCTGAACAATCAAAAATTATAGAAGAAGAAAGCAAAGAATTATATGAATCAAAAGCATTAAAAGCAGAAGAAAAAATAAAATCTTTATGG
The DNA window shown above is from Nitrososphaerota archaeon and carries:
- the proS gene encoding proline--tRNA ligase; amino-acid sequence: MSISFEKKVSNFTEWFDKILEEAKIVDNRYPVKGFLVYREYGYKIIENIRLLLERKLEETNHKAMLFPIAISEDSFSKEAEHIAHFKEEVFWIEKAGGKKLDRMLVLRPTSETAIYPMLQLWIRSHVDLPFKMYQSVAVYRYETKATRPLFRVREILWNEAHTAHATPEDAEKQVEEAIKIYSEVFNELGIAYFLLKRPEFDKFAGAVYSIAFDAWNPDGKVNQIGTVHNLGINFSKVFNVKYEKKDGTWDYVYTTCYGFGFSRTLAAIIAQHGDDHGCVFPSIIAPIQLVIIPIPYKDFENDIEEYCKEIFNMLKNNYRITIDDRKDIRPGEKFYYWELLGVPIRIEIGPLEVKERTVTLVRRDNLNRKNVPIEKLQYEIKSLFNEIDNNLKSKSNKILEDLIENCFKIDDVKKALSKKKIARIEWCGNEKCAETLKNEAGGEIRGTRVDIIEKASGKCLVCGKESKEIVYVARAY
- a CDS encoding 30S ribosomal protein S26e, whose translation is MPVKRKSRGRSKGGKGRSELIHCDNCKALIPRDKAIKVTRPYSIVSGDLARELKQKGAYIAQTMVTRYLCVSCAVHFGIVKVRAKEERKPKLVL
- a CDS encoding CDP-alcohol phosphatidyltransferase family protein, with product MITRIRFLFEKFFNKIIKEISSRNISPMFFSFLGLFLSFFSAFFYIIALNGFFYLFLAAFFLLLSGFFDAIDGAVARASGKVTLFGAYMDSVLDRYVDIIIGISFIIGKLCSLFWGIFYIAGALMVSYTRARAESIGINLSGIGFAERGERIIFLLLLSLIATINYNFFEYGIIILSFLCHFTAIQRSIHVFLLTKKTS